A genome region from Coprococcus phoceensis includes the following:
- the glf gene encoding UDP-galactopyranose mutase: MKYDYLIVGAGLFGAVFAHEAKKSGKKCLVIEKRNHIAGNIYCEEIEGIQVHKYGAHIFHTSNKEVWDYINQFAEFNHYINSPIAVYKDELYNLPFNMNTFSKMWGIKTPQEAKEKIAQQVAETGITEPKNLEEQGLSLVGKDVFEKLVKGYTEKQWGRECKELPAFIIRRLPVRFTYDNNYFNDRFQGIPIGGYTRIVEKMLDGIPVKTDTDYFSFIKENPDIAEKTVFTGMIDEYFSYQLGALQYRSVRFETEVLNTDNYQGNAVVNYTEREVPYTRIIEHKHFEFGMQEKTVISREYSLEWKVGMEPYYPVNDEQNNRLFEQYQELAKKERNVIFGGRLGSYKYYDMDKVIEAALNLCREELTRGGIIDGKGYDSRKSCKSDF, encoded by the coding sequence ATGAAATACGATTATTTGATTGTGGGAGCAGGACTTTTTGGTGCAGTTTTCGCACATGAAGCAAAGAAAAGTGGAAAAAAATGCCTTGTGATTGAAAAACGAAATCACATTGCCGGAAATATTTATTGTGAAGAAATAGAAGGAATTCAGGTGCACAAGTATGGAGCACATATTTTCCACACGTCCAATAAAGAGGTGTGGGATTATATCAATCAGTTTGCAGAATTTAATCATTATATCAATTCGCCGATTGCTGTTTACAAAGATGAACTTTATAATTTGCCGTTTAATATGAATACATTCAGCAAAATGTGGGGGATCAAAACGCCACAGGAGGCGAAAGAAAAGATTGCGCAGCAGGTGGCTGAGACGGGAATTACAGAGCCAAAGAATCTAGAAGAGCAGGGACTGTCTCTTGTCGGAAAAGATGTGTTTGAAAAACTGGTAAAGGGGTACACCGAAAAACAGTGGGGAAGAGAGTGTAAGGAACTTCCGGCATTTATTATTCGCCGTTTGCCGGTGCGTTTTACCTATGACAACAATTATTTTAATGACCGTTTTCAGGGAATTCCCATTGGCGGATACACAAGAATCGTGGAAAAGATGCTGGATGGGATCCCGGTGAAGACCGATACGGACTATTTTTCCTTTATCAAGGAAAATCCGGACATTGCAGAAAAGACTGTGTTCACAGGCATGATTGATGAGTATTTTTCCTATCAGTTGGGGGCGCTTCAGTATCGTTCGGTAAGATTTGAGACAGAAGTATTGAATACGGACAACTATCAGGGAAATGCAGTTGTGAATTATACGGAAAGAGAGGTTCCGTATACGCGTATTATCGAGCACAAGCATTTTGAATTTGGAATGCAGGAAAAAACGGTTATTTCAAGAGAGTATTCGCTGGAATGGAAAGTGGGAATGGAACCGTATTATCCGGTAAATGATGAGCAGAACAATCGGCTGTTTGAGCAGTATCAGGAGCTTGCAAAGAAGGAGAGGAATGTGATATTTGGAGGGCGTTTGGGAAGCTACAAATATTATGATATGGATAAGGTGATTGAAGCTGCGCTCAATTTGTGCAGAGAAGAACTAACGAGGGGGGGAATTATTGATGGAAAGGGATATGACAGTAGGAAATCCTGCAAAAGTGATTTTTAA
- a CDS encoding lactate utilization protein, with protein sequence MGAKQQAYKKLADTMIKNFSQRNIEAFYCDDRNQAVSLAMEMMKDGNTVGFGGSETLNEIGILDTIKNSSLTLIDRNTAKTPEEKKEMYFKNAMADYFLMSSNAVTIDGELINIDGNGNRVACLIHGPEHVILIVGMNKVVTDVESGVARVRNIASPANAARLGTRTPCGAVGHCGNCNSPDCMCCQVVITRHSRHTGRIKVILVGEELGY encoded by the coding sequence ATGGGTGCAAAACAACAAGCTTACAAAAAACTTGCAGATACCATGATCAAAAATTTTTCCCAAAGAAATATCGAGGCTTTCTATTGTGATGATCGAAATCAAGCAGTTTCATTGGCAATGGAAATGATGAAAGATGGCAATACCGTCGGTTTTGGCGGTTCTGAGACATTGAACGAAATCGGAATTTTAGATACAATCAAGAATTCTTCTTTGACTTTAATTGACCGGAATACTGCAAAGACTCCGGAAGAGAAAAAAGAGATGTATTTTAAAAATGCGATGGCAGATTATTTTTTGATGAGTTCCAACGCCGTTACGATTGACGGAGAGTTAATCAATATCGACGGTAACGGTAACCGCGTTGCCTGTCTCATTCACGGTCCGGAGCACGTCATCCTCATTGTCGGGATGAACAAAGTAGTCACAGATGTAGAATCCGGAGTTGCCCGCGTCAGAAACATCGCTTCCCCTGCAAATGCCGCTCGTCTCGGAACAAGAACTCCTTGTGGCGCAGTCGGACATTGTGGCAACTGCAATTCTCCTGACTGTATGTGCTGTCAGGTTGTCATTACAAGACACTCCAGACACACCGGAAGAATCAAAGTTATCTTAGTTGGCGAAGAATTAGGTTATTAA
- a CDS encoding phosphotransferase, protein MKNLLILGAGGFGHMIQETAKILGYEEVVFLDDAVIGTDIIGKCCDYKAFLEKYDTAVAGLGDNGMRLYWTEQLMEAGYNVPAIIHPSAVVSPSAKIGEGSFIMQNAVVNTNTVIEHGVLVNSGAVVDHDSFVGCGAHIGLGSVVKANCTIESKRKVEEGEVVFSTRRKIDGVGKNRNLEDALYAFGFGTQCSYVKPFGEGHINETYAVYMPVDGEDELCYILQRVNNNVFKDPAGVMENIFRVTEYLRNVIREEGGDPDRETLAAIKTKNGCTYFEDNEGQPWRSYHFIHDSVCFQFVEKPEQFYQSGNSFGHFLKQLGNYPASELNETIPDFHNTVKRFEAFQMSLKRDIKNRAASCKKEIEFALNRKEDCGVLVKQQEEGTLPLRVTHNDTKLNNILFDAKTGKGLCIIDLDTIMPGLAANDFGDSIRFGAATAAEDEKDLDLVHFDISLYDTYVKGYLEGTGDVLTQEEKESLPWGARLMTLECGIRFLTDYLQGDTYFKTAYLEHNLVRARTQFKLVDEMEQQFDKMQEIIQKYC, encoded by the coding sequence ATGAAGAATTTATTGATTTTAGGTGCTGGCGGATTTGGTCATATGATTCAGGAGACGGCAAAAATACTTGGATATGAAGAGGTTGTCTTTTTAGATGATGCTGTTATAGGAACAGATATTATAGGGAAATGCTGTGATTACAAAGCATTTCTGGAAAAGTATGACACTGCAGTGGCAGGTCTTGGGGATAATGGAATGCGTCTGTATTGGACAGAACAATTGATGGAGGCTGGATACAATGTTCCGGCAATTATTCATCCGTCTGCAGTAGTAAGCCCGAGTGCAAAGATTGGCGAGGGAAGTTTTATTATGCAGAATGCGGTAGTGAATACAAATACTGTGATTGAGCATGGTGTTTTGGTAAACAGTGGCGCTGTAGTGGATCATGATTCTTTTGTGGGATGCGGCGCACATATCGGTCTTGGAAGTGTGGTAAAGGCGAACTGTACAATTGAGTCAAAGAGAAAAGTAGAAGAGGGCGAAGTTGTATTTTCGACTAGAAGAAAGATAGATGGAGTAGGCAAGAACAGAAATCTTGAAGATGCATTGTATGCGTTTGGTTTTGGAACACAGTGCAGCTATGTAAAGCCATTTGGTGAAGGACATATCAATGAGACATATGCAGTATATATGCCGGTAGATGGAGAAGATGAGTTGTGTTATATTTTGCAGAGAGTAAATAACAATGTATTCAAAGATCCTGCCGGAGTTATGGAAAATATTTTCCGTGTGACTGAGTATTTGAGAAATGTGATTCGAGAAGAAGGCGGTGATCCGGATAGGGAGACACTTGCTGCGATTAAGACAAAGAATGGGTGTACATATTTTGAGGATAACGAGGGACAACCTTGGAGAAGCTATCATTTCATCCATGACTCGGTATGTTTCCAGTTTGTGGAGAAACCGGAACAGTTCTATCAGTCAGGAAACAGTTTCGGGCATTTCTTAAAACAGCTTGGCAATTATCCGGCGTCTGAGTTGAATGAGACAATCCCGGATTTCCACAATACGGTAAAACGATTTGAGGCATTCCAGATGTCGTTAAAGCGTGATATTAAGAACAGAGCAGCTTCCTGCAAGAAAGAAATTGAGTTTGCATTAAACAGAAAAGAGGACTGTGGAGTGCTTGTAAAACAGCAGGAAGAGGGAACACTTCCGTTGCGTGTTACACATAATGATACAAAATTAAATAATATTTTATTTGATGCCAAGACTGGAAAAGGACTTTGTATTATCGATTTAGATACAATTATGCCTGGTCTTGCGGCAAATGACTTCGGAGATTCGATTCGCTTTGGTGCTGCCACAGCGGCGGAAGATGAGAAGGATCTGGATTTGGTTCACTTTGATATTTCTCTGTATGACACATATGTAAAAGGCTATTTGGAAGGTACTGGTGATGTGTTGACACAGGAAGAAAAAGAAAGCTTGCCTTGGGGGGCAAGACTGATGACATTAGAGTGTGGAATCCGTTTCCTGACAGATTATCTTCAGGGAGACACTTACTTTAAAACAGCGTATCTGGAACACAATCTGGTTCGCGCCCGCACACAGTTCAAACTGGTGGACGAGATGGAACAGCAGTTTGATAAAATGCAGGAAATCATTCAAAAATATTGTTAA
- a CDS encoding nucleoside recognition domain-containing protein gives MLNYLWAGMIVIGILFGAFNGKMPEITNAALDSSKEAVTLCITMMGVMSFWVGLMEIATKAGIIKAASRKIQPIVRILFPDIPRGHKANEHITTNMIANFLGLGWAATPAGLMAMKSLQEINPNRDKTIASRDMCTFLILNISSLQLIPINIIAYRSQYGSVNPAGIVGAGIVATTISTAVGVVFAVVMGKRRRV, from the coding sequence ATGCTAAATTACCTTTGGGCAGGTATGATTGTAATTGGAATTTTGTTTGGAGCATTTAACGGAAAGATGCCGGAAATTACGAATGCGGCATTGGATTCTTCTAAGGAGGCAGTGACGCTTTGTATTACGATGATGGGAGTGATGTCTTTTTGGGTCGGTTTGATGGAAATAGCAACAAAGGCAGGAATCATTAAGGCAGCATCGAGAAAAATCCAGCCGATTGTGCGGATTTTGTTCCCTGATATTCCAAGAGGGCATAAAGCGAATGAACATATTACAACAAATATGATTGCTAATTTTCTGGGACTTGGCTGGGCAGCGACACCGGCAGGATTAATGGCGATGAAGAGCCTTCAGGAAATCAATCCGAATCGGGATAAGACAATTGCAAGCCGGGATATGTGTACATTTTTAATCCTGAATATTTCCTCATTACAGTTGATACCGATTAATATTATCGCATATCGCAGCCAATATGGAAGTGTGAACCCGGCTGGGATTGTAGGTGCTGGGATTGTGGCGACAACGATCAGTACGGCTGTGGGTGTGGTGTTTGCGGTGGTGATGGGAAAAAGGCGAAGAGTTTGA
- a CDS encoding ATP-binding protein, producing MNIKRAKQEIKHAIEAYLLKDEEGNYEIPSQRQRPIFLIGAPGIGKTQIMEQISKECEIGLVAYTITHHTRQSAIGLPFISTHIYDGNEYSVTEYTMSEIVASVYNKIEESGLKEGILFIDEINCVSETLAPAMLQFLQYKTFGNHAIPEGWIIVAAGNPPEYNKSVREFDVVTMDRVKKIEVEPDFSVWKEYAYVQDIHPAVISYLTTRVAYFYQMETTVDGMLFATPRGWEDLSRLIQVYEKLEITVDWEVVVQYIQYPKIAKDFANYLELYYKYQADYQIEQVMQGKIDPILVKKVGHASFDEKLSVVSLVLAKTVEAFRQTYKKEASITVLFEKLKGYKSGSLSLKQICEEMEQTLNSKKKAKILNREEGYALKQTIEKLEQYEKLLKEAGNPEHEAAFELVKKEFAKENEAYQKELDAAGQMLEYGFDFMEIAFGNSQEMTVFVTELNTNFYSVQFLQNYECKRYYQYNKNLLFDEKRKNILNRIDNLVTAHTSVNSK from the coding sequence ATGAATATAAAGAGAGCAAAACAGGAAATAAAACATGCAATAGAGGCATATTTGTTGAAGGATGAAGAAGGAAATTATGAGATTCCATCGCAGAGACAGCGGCCGATTTTTCTGATTGGGGCGCCGGGAATTGGAAAAACGCAGATCATGGAGCAGATTTCTAAAGAGTGTGAAATTGGTCTTGTCGCATATACAATTACGCACCATACGAGACAGAGCGCTATCGGGCTTCCGTTTATCTCAACGCACATATATGATGGAAATGAATATTCAGTGACGGAATATACAATGAGCGAAATTGTTGCATCGGTGTACAATAAAATTGAAGAAAGTGGCCTCAAAGAAGGAATTTTGTTTATCGACGAGATCAACTGTGTTTCGGAGACATTGGCGCCGGCGATGCTTCAGTTCCTTCAATATAAAACATTTGGAAATCATGCCATTCCGGAAGGGTGGATTATTGTGGCTGCGGGAAACCCACCAGAATATAACAAATCAGTGCGTGAGTTTGACGTGGTGACTATGGATCGTGTGAAGAAAATTGAGGTGGAGCCGGATTTTTCGGTTTGGAAAGAATATGCGTATGTGCAGGATATTCATCCGGCGGTGATTTCTTATCTGACAACGAGAGTGGCATATTTCTATCAGATGGAGACAACTGTGGATGGAATGTTGTTTGCAACTCCGCGAGGATGGGAGGATTTATCACGTCTGATTCAGGTATATGAAAAACTCGAAATCACAGTAGACTGGGAGGTTGTAGTGCAGTATATTCAGTATCCGAAGATAGCAAAAGATTTTGCAAATTATTTGGAGCTTTATTATAAATATCAGGCAGATTACCAGATTGAACAGGTGATGCAGGGAAAAATCGATCCGATTCTTGTGAAAAAAGTCGGACATGCATCGTTTGATGAAAAGTTAAGTGTTGTAAGTCTTGTACTTGCAAAGACAGTAGAGGCATTTCGACAGACATACAAGAAAGAAGCGAGCATCACGGTTCTGTTTGAAAAACTGAAGGGCTATAAAAGTGGGTCACTATCTCTGAAACAGATTTGCGAGGAGATGGAGCAGACATTGAATTCAAAGAAAAAAGCAAAAATACTAAATCGTGAAGAAGGGTATGCGTTGAAGCAGACAATTGAGAAATTGGAGCAATATGAAAAGTTACTAAAAGAAGCAGGAAATCCGGAACATGAAGCGGCATTTGAACTTGTGAAAAAGGAATTTGCCAAAGAAAATGAGGCGTATCAAAAAGAACTGGATGCGGCAGGACAAATGTTGGAGTATGGATTTGATTTTATGGAGATTGCATTTGGTAATAGTCAGGAGATGACCGTGTTTGTGACAGAGCTCAACACTAATTTTTACAGCGTACAGTTTTTGCAAAATTATGAGTGCAAGCGTTATTATCAATATAACAAGAATCTGCTATTTGATGAGAAGAGAAAGAATATACTGAACCGGATTGATAATTTGGTTACAGCTCACACATCAGTCAATAGCAAATGA
- a CDS encoding vWA domain-containing protein, with amino-acid sequence MNPIQKQQQKELEKIEICIDILKNARNELYLSMRFFDVILSGFEFLPDTKISGIGTDGFTVYFYPDYLIGLYQRTPVQVNRAYLHMIFHCLFGHLKQPDHADEQYWNLACDIVVESIIDELNEHSVRKYVPPYRKGVYQKLREKMEVLTPKGVYRELLGMHLEEEHCGKMQEEFFVDDHVLWNENVPPEKCVEREKKWKEQNEKLQTEMETFSKEASENAENILNQVQIENRNRYDYRKFLEKFAILKEEMQVDQDSFDYIFYNYGMEMYGNMPLIEPQETKELRKIEDFVIAIDTSMSCKEELIKKFLEETFNILGKSESFFRKINVHVIQCDDKVQSDVVITNRQELDEYMEHFEVKGFGGTDFRPVFGYVNQLLKAKAFHRLKGLIYFTDGYGTFPEKRPNYEVAFVFLKEDYRDVDVPVWAIKLIIEPEELEEKRIE; translated from the coding sequence ATGAACCCGATTCAAAAACAACAGCAAAAAGAACTGGAGAAAATCGAGATTTGCATAGATATTTTGAAAAATGCACGGAATGAGCTATATTTGTCCATGCGCTTTTTTGATGTGATTTTAAGTGGATTTGAGTTTCTGCCGGACACGAAGATTTCCGGTATTGGGACGGATGGATTTACAGTTTATTTTTATCCAGACTATCTGATTGGGCTGTACCAGAGGACGCCGGTGCAAGTAAACCGTGCGTATCTTCATATGATTTTTCACTGTCTTTTCGGGCATTTGAAACAGCCGGACCATGCGGATGAACAGTATTGGAATCTAGCTTGTGATATTGTTGTGGAGTCAATCATAGATGAACTCAATGAGCACAGTGTCCGCAAATATGTGCCTCCATATCGAAAGGGAGTTTACCAAAAATTGAGAGAAAAGATGGAAGTGTTGACGCCAAAAGGGGTGTACCGGGAATTGCTGGGGATGCATTTAGAAGAAGAGCATTGTGGAAAAATGCAGGAAGAATTTTTTGTGGATGATCATGTTTTGTGGAACGAGAATGTGCCCCCTGAAAAATGCGTGGAGCGGGAGAAAAAGTGGAAAGAGCAAAATGAGAAATTGCAGACGGAGATGGAGACATTTTCAAAGGAGGCTTCTGAGAATGCGGAAAATATTTTAAATCAAGTACAGATTGAAAATCGTAACCGATATGACTATCGAAAGTTTTTGGAAAAGTTTGCGATTTTAAAAGAGGAAATGCAGGTGGATCAGGATAGCTTTGATTATATTTTTTATAATTACGGAATGGAAATGTACGGGAATATGCCGTTGATTGAGCCACAGGAAACAAAAGAATTGCGTAAAATTGAAGATTTTGTCATTGCGATTGACACATCGATGTCTTGTAAAGAAGAGTTAATAAAAAAATTTCTGGAGGAAACGTTCAATATTTTGGGTAAATCAGAAAGTTTCTTTCGAAAAATAAATGTACATGTCATTCAGTGCGATGATAAAGTACAGTCGGATGTAGTGATTACAAATCGGCAGGAATTGGATGAATATATGGAGCATTTTGAGGTAAAAGGATTTGGAGGGACGGATTTTCGTCCGGTGTTTGGATATGTCAACCAATTGCTAAAGGCGAAAGCATTTCACAGATTAAAAGGGTTAATTTATTTTACGGATGGGTATGGAACATTTCCGGAAAAGCGTCCAAACTATGAGGTTGCATTTGTATTTCTAAAAGAAGATTATCGGGATGTAGATGTGCCGGTTTGGGCGATAAAACTGATTATAGAACCGGAAGAGTTGGAGGAAAAAAGAATAGAATGA
- a CDS encoding leucine-rich repeat domain-containing protein, whose amino-acid sequence MEKDFQKYEYKVNDNKARITGAFWNSMAIEVPEKIDGFEVTEIGDYAFSQPIGDVVKLNFTTSPIEEIILPNSIKKIGRYAFYNCRDLRRIQFYNTLKDIGAGAFTGCHKVREIDVTFVENERSCLRELLMELPEEQTIFYHSKQGEAKLIFPEFFEEAVENTPARILETHTHGSGMMYRNCFVRQELQFHLYDERFEWAKGREYEDTLFRLVFGRLLYPYQLSEKAKKKYISFLKEHIETCIKWAAEEMREKECKFLAEHCISEQKTLEYLIEQVNKKNRVELTSYLMELRRQKFQAKRKIFEL is encoded by the coding sequence ATGGAAAAAGATTTTCAAAAGTATGAGTATAAAGTAAATGACAACAAAGCCCGAATTACAGGAGCTTTTTGGAATAGTATGGCTATAGAAGTACCAGAAAAAATTGATGGATTTGAGGTGACGGAGATAGGAGATTATGCATTTTCGCAACCAATCGGGGACGTAGTAAAATTAAATTTTACTACGTCCCCGATTGAAGAAATCATCCTTCCAAACTCTATTAAAAAAATTGGGCGATATGCATTTTACAATTGCCGCGATTTAAGGAGAATACAATTTTACAATACGTTGAAAGATATCGGTGCGGGAGCATTTACGGGGTGTCACAAGGTGAGGGAGATTGATGTGACTTTTGTGGAGAATGAGAGGTCTTGTCTGCGTGAGCTTTTGATGGAACTTCCAGAGGAGCAGACAATTTTTTATCACAGTAAACAGGGGGAAGCGAAACTGATATTCCCAGAGTTTTTTGAGGAGGCGGTCGAAAATACGCCTGCGAGGATTTTGGAGACACACACGCATGGCAGTGGTATGATGTACCGGAATTGTTTTGTTCGGCAAGAACTTCAGTTTCATCTGTACGATGAGCGGTTTGAATGGGCAAAAGGAAGGGAATATGAAGATACGTTATTTCGGCTTGTGTTCGGAAGGCTTTTATATCCGTATCAGTTAAGTGAGAAGGCAAAGAAAAAATATATAAGCTTTTTGAAGGAGCACATTGAAACATGCATAAAATGGGCAGCGGAAGAGATGCGGGAGAAAGAATGTAAATTTTTGGCAGAGCATTGTATTTCAGAGCAAAAGACGCTGGAGTATTTAATCGAGCAGGTTAATAAAAAAAACAGAGTGGAACTTACAAGCTATCTGATGGAGTTAAGGCGTCAGAAATTTCAAGCGAAAAGGAAGATATTTGAACTATGA
- a CDS encoding AI-2E family transporter, whose translation MNLDKETIKKIRGLIVFTAIILIGLWNYEVVLDGLGFIGRVIFPFVLGGAIAFVLNVPMHFIEEKFFGSKKMKKNKWANKFARPVSFLVTILFVLGIIGIVVFVVAPALGDTAMNLGRNIQAFIPQVQEWAENIFQDNKEIVKWIGSMEFKWDEMIKSGIDFFKNGAGSVLGSTFEAAKSIVSGVTTFFIAFVFSCYILLQKEKLNIQVRKVMYAFMPKDWTEILLALSSLTYKTFSNFLTGQCVEAIILGSMFFVTMTIFGMPYALLIGILISFTALIPIFGAFIGCVIGALLIFMVNPMQALIFVVMFLVLQQIEGNLIYPHVVGNSVGLPSIWVLVAVSIGASLMGIVGMLIFIPIASVVYTLFRGIVHRRLKEKEIEV comes from the coding sequence ATGAATTTGGATAAGGAAACGATTAAGAAAATAAGAGGATTGATTGTTTTTACAGCAATTATACTGATTGGACTATGGAACTACGAAGTAGTGCTAGATGGTCTTGGGTTTATCGGCAGAGTAATTTTTCCGTTTGTACTTGGTGGTGCGATTGCATTTGTACTCAATGTGCCAATGCATTTCATTGAGGAAAAGTTTTTCGGAAGCAAGAAAATGAAAAAAAATAAATGGGCAAATAAATTTGCCAGACCTGTAAGCTTTCTGGTTACGATTTTGTTTGTACTTGGAATCATTGGAATCGTTGTGTTTGTCGTAGCGCCGGCGCTGGGAGATACGGCGATGAATCTTGGAAGAAATATTCAGGCGTTTATTCCGCAAGTACAGGAGTGGGCGGAAAACATTTTTCAGGATAATAAGGAAATCGTGAAGTGGATTGGCAGTATGGAGTTCAAGTGGGATGAGATGATTAAAAGCGGTATTGATTTCTTTAAAAATGGTGCCGGAAGCGTGCTTGGATCTACATTTGAGGCTGCAAAAAGTATCGTAAGTGGTGTCACGACATTCTTTATCGCTTTTGTATTTTCTTGTTATATTCTGCTTCAGAAAGAAAAGCTAAACATTCAGGTTCGCAAGGTAATGTACGCATTTATGCCAAAGGACTGGACAGAGATTTTGCTCGCACTTAGCTCACTGACGTATAAGACTTTTTCTAATTTCTTAACCGGACAGTGTGTTGAGGCAATTATTCTTGGAAGTATGTTTTTTGTGACGATGACAATTTTTGGAATGCCATATGCACTGTTGATTGGAATCCTGATTTCATTTACGGCACTAATTCCGATTTTTGGAGCATTTATCGGATGTGTAATCGGAGCACTTTTGATTTTTATGGTGAACCCGATGCAGGCATTGATCTTCGTGGTAATGTTTCTTGTATTACAGCAGATCGAAGGAAATTTGATTTATCCGCATGTCGTTGGAAATTCTGTGGGGCTGCCGTCTATCTGGGTGCTTGTTGCAGTCAGTATCGGAGCGAGCCTGATGGGCATTGTCGGAATGTTGATTTTTATTCCGATTGCTTCGGTGGTTTATACATTGTTTCGTGGAATTGTACATCGGAGATTGAAAGAAAAAGAGATAGAAGTTTAA